A single window of Uloborus diversus isolate 005 chromosome 5, Udiv.v.3.1, whole genome shotgun sequence DNA harbors:
- the LOC129223077 gene encoding tubulin beta-2A chain-like, producing MAAERGNKYVPRAILLDLEPGTMDSVRSGPFGQLFRPDNFIFGQSGAGNNWAKGHYTEGAELVDTVLDVVRKEAENCDCLQGFQLAHSLGGGTGSGMGTLLISKIREEFPDRIMNTFSVMPSPKVR from the exons GTAACAAATATGTACCAAGAGCGATTCTCTTGGATTTAGAACCTGGTACAATGGACTCTGTTCGTTCTGGACCTTTTGGTCAACTATTTAGACCAGATAACTTTATATTTG GTCAGAGTGGAGCTGGCAATAATTGGGCCAAAGGTCATTACACGGAAGGAGCTGAATTGGTCGATACAGTCCTGGACGTAGTTCGTAAGGAAGCTGAAAACTGTGATTGTCTGCAAGGTTTCCAACTTGCTCATTCTTTGGGTGGTGGTACTGGATCTGGAATGGGGACCTTACTTATTTCAAAGATCCGAGAAGAGTTTCCTGATCGAATCATGAATACTTTCAGTGTGATGCCATCTCCAAAAGTAAGATAA